One window from the genome of Myxococcales bacterium encodes:
- a CDS encoding PTS sugar transporter subunit IIA encodes MKIVDLIRRDTIVPALASVTKPEILRELARCVAKVAPTVDEETLWRVLSEREQLGSTAIGDGVAIPHGKLRNVHDVVACLGRAPAGVDFDSVDGQPTYLFFVLIAPETSTTAHLKAVARISRVFKDEAFRLRLRHAPDAAAMYQVIAEEDAKH; translated from the coding sequence ATGAAAATTGTCGACCTCATACGCCGCGACACGATCGTGCCCGCGCTTGCCTCCGTGACAAAACCGGAGATCCTGCGCGAGCTTGCGCGTTGCGTGGCGAAGGTGGCGCCGACCGTCGATGAGGAGACGCTTTGGCGGGTCTTGTCGGAGCGCGAGCAGCTCGGTTCGACCGCGATCGGCGACGGCGTGGCGATCCCGCACGGCAAGCTGCGCAATGTCCACGACGTCGTCGCCTGCCTCGGGCGCGCGCCGGCAGGCGTCGACTTTGATTCGGTCGACGGGCAGCCGACCTATCTTTTTTTCGTGCTCATCGCCCCCGAAACGTCGACGACGGCCCATCTAAAGGCCGTGGCGCGGATTAGCCGCGTCTTTAAAGACGAGGCGTTTCGCCTGCGCCTGCGCCACGCGCCGGATGCCGCCGCCATGTATCAGG
- the raiA gene encoding ribosome-associated translation inhibitor RaiA, translating into MQFSVTFRHMNSTEALKTYARERMDRVRKYLPDPIGCHVVLSTERHLHRVDVTFTMHNGDAISANEVTENMYSAIDLVIAKVERQVRTKKGKQQEHRTRGTIPADGPTPQVA; encoded by the coding sequence ATGCAATTTTCCGTTACGTTTCGTCACATGAACTCCACCGAAGCGCTAAAAACCTACGCGCGGGAACGCATGGACCGCGTGCGCAAGTATCTGCCAGACCCGATCGGCTGCCATGTCGTGCTGAGTACCGAGCGCCATCTGCACCGCGTTGATGTCACCTTTACGATGCACAACGGCGACGCCATCAGCGCCAACGAGGTTACCGAAAATATGTATTCGGCGATTGATCTCGTCATTGCCAAGGTCGAACGCCAGGTTCGCACCAAGAAAGGCAAGCAGCAGGAGCATCGAACCCGCGGCACCATACCCGCCGACGGCCCAACGCCTCAGGTCGCTTAG
- the rpoN gene encoding RNA polymerase factor sigma-54, with protein sequence MGLELRQELRLSQQLVMTPQLQQAIRLLQLSRAEMADMLQDELLENPILSDDFDDENTRARDADGLAEGSLEHVERAGNTETPMEADSGATLEVKGDATAVNEVDWESYLDDYQSGPSSGPGIRFDSDEMPSLEATLTKPPSLYDHLAWQLKMSPLSDAEKELGVAIIGNIDGDGYFKDPPLHELASEHGIDLDTAEKVLETLQTFEPVGVAARSLAECLLIQAIHIGQDDEIVVKMIKSHMGNLERKNYPAIARDLKQPLDEIYEAAKVILEFNPRPGREYSSDDTHYVTPDVYIHKVGDKYFVVPNDDGLPKLKISGFYKAALGNTQASKDYVADRLRAAQWLIRSIQQRQRTIVRVAEAILKFQREFFEHGVTHLKPLILRDIADDIGMHESTVSRVTTNKYVHTPQGIFELKFFFSSGIARTNGEDVAAAAVKNKLSHLIEGEDPKKPHSDQKLVELLKKAGIDIARRTVAKYREQLGKPSSSQRKRVF encoded by the coding sequence ATGGGTTTAGAACTGCGGCAAGAACTGAGGCTCTCGCAACAGCTGGTGATGACACCGCAGCTACAGCAGGCTATTCGCCTGCTGCAATTGTCGCGCGCCGAAATGGCCGACATGTTGCAAGACGAGCTGCTCGAAAACCCAATCCTCTCTGACGACTTTGACGATGAAAACACGCGCGCACGCGACGCGGACGGGCTCGCCGAGGGCTCGCTTGAGCACGTCGAGCGCGCCGGCAACACCGAAACGCCGATGGAGGCCGACTCCGGCGCGACGCTAGAGGTAAAGGGTGACGCGACGGCCGTCAATGAAGTCGACTGGGAGTCATATCTCGACGACTACCAAAGCGGGCCTTCATCGGGTCCGGGGATTCGCTTTGACTCCGACGAGATGCCTTCGCTGGAGGCAACGCTTACCAAGCCGCCGTCGCTGTATGACCATCTCGCCTGGCAGCTCAAGATGTCGCCGCTAAGCGACGCCGAAAAAGAGCTAGGCGTCGCGATCATCGGCAATATCGACGGCGACGGCTACTTCAAAGATCCACCGCTGCATGAGCTCGCGAGCGAGCATGGCATCGACCTCGATACCGCCGAAAAGGTGCTCGAGACGTTGCAGACGTTTGAGCCGGTTGGCGTAGCCGCGCGCAGTTTGGCGGAGTGCCTGCTGATCCAAGCCATCCACATCGGCCAAGATGACGAGATCGTCGTCAAGATGATCAAGTCGCACATGGGCAACCTTGAGCGCAAGAACTACCCGGCCATTGCCAGGGACCTCAAGCAACCGCTCGATGAAATCTACGAGGCCGCCAAAGTGATCTTGGAGTTCAACCCGCGGCCAGGGCGCGAATATTCAAGCGATGATACCCACTACGTCACGCCGGATGTCTACATCCACAAGGTGGGCGATAAATACTTTGTTGTGCCCAATGACGACGGCTTGCCCAAGCTGAAGATCTCCGGCTTTTACAAGGCCGCGCTGGGCAACACGCAGGCGTCGAAGGACTACGTCGCCGACCGGCTTCGCGCCGCGCAATGGCTCATTCGCTCGATTCAGCAGCGCCAGCGCACCATCGTCCGCGTCGCCGAGGCAATTCTAAAATTTCAGCGCGAGTTTTTCGAGCACGGTGTCACGCACCTCAAGCCCCTCATCTTGCGCGACATCGCCGATGACATCGGCATGCACGAATCAACCGTGTCGCGGGTGACCACCAACAAATATGTGCACACGCCGCAGGGGATCTTCGAGCTCAAATTCTTCTTCAGCTCGGGCATCGCGCGTACCAACGGCGAAGACGTCGCGGCCGCCGCGGTCAAGAATAAGCTCTCACATCTCATCGAAGGCGAAGATCCTAAGAAGCCGCACTCGGACCAGAAGCTGGTCGAGCTGCTTAAAAAGGCCGGCATCGACATCGCGCGCCGGACGGTGGCCAAATACCGCGAACAGCTCGGCAAACCGTCGTCATCGCAGCGCAAGCGCGTTTTCTAG
- a CDS encoding trypsin-like serine protease, producing the protein MKGPMLSPRLLNRTAALAGASSALIFVAAALTGCFMDLDETSLADDQGDNKNGGAPTKAHPAVGQLTSLFSECSAVLIAPSYVLSAAHCYRAAGSFVVESADGTRFTRSVVDSEMHPSYVPDVETIPNFQFDVMVLELDAPLSDIAVMPLAVGNPQPKDTVEIVGYGITSAGGLDAGIKRQKAVIVESVDEHVIHIEPSAPGITDGCQGDSGGALLREEEGKTVQVGIISYVYAGCTSTHAVSIPSWRPWIDETVALLAARTK; encoded by the coding sequence GTGAAGGGACCGATGCTGTCGCCGCGCTTGCTTAACCGAACTGCGGCGTTGGCCGGTGCGTCAAGCGCGCTCATTTTCGTCGCCGCGGCATTAACTGGGTGTTTCATGGACCTCGATGAGACGTCGTTAGCTGACGATCAAGGCGACAACAAAAATGGCGGCGCACCGACCAAAGCCCATCCCGCCGTCGGGCAACTCACCTCGCTATTTAGCGAATGCTCCGCCGTGCTCATCGCGCCGTCATATGTGCTGAGCGCGGCGCATTGCTATCGAGCGGCTGGTTCCTTTGTCGTTGAGTCAGCGGACGGCACGCGTTTCACTCGCAGCGTCGTCGACTCAGAAATGCACCCAAGTTATGTGCCCGACGTAGAGACAATTCCAAATTTCCAATTCGACGTTATGGTACTTGAGCTCGACGCACCCCTGAGTGACATTGCCGTGATGCCCCTCGCCGTGGGCAATCCCCAACCAAAGGACACGGTCGAAATCGTGGGCTATGGCATCACCTCGGCAGGCGGCCTAGATGCCGGCATCAAGCGCCAGAAAGCGGTCATCGTTGAGAGCGTGGATGAGCATGTGATTCACATCGAGCCGTCCGCGCCCGGTATCACCGACGGATGCCAAGGCGATTCCGGAGGCGCCTTGCTGAGGGAGGAAGAAGGCAAGACCGTTCAAGTAGGCATCATTTCGTATGTGTATGCCGGTTGTACCTCGACCCATGCCGTCTCGATCCCGAGCTGGCGACCGTGGATTGATGAAACCGTGGCATTGCTGGCCGCGCGGACAAAGTAG
- a CDS encoding type II toxin-antitoxin system RelE/ParE family toxin, with the protein MIISFKNAGSADIWAGKRVKRLEAIATLARKKLLMIDAAGELADLRIPPGNRLEALVGDRAGQHSIRINDQYRICFIWDQAKRGAVNVEIVDYH; encoded by the coding sequence GTGATCATTAGTTTCAAAAATGCGGGATCTGCCGACATTTGGGCAGGCAAGCGCGTCAAAAGACTTGAGGCCATCGCGACGTTAGCCCGTAAGAAACTATTGATGATCGATGCCGCGGGAGAGCTGGCTGACTTGCGCATACCACCGGGAAATAGGCTGGAAGCCTTGGTGGGCGATCGCGCGGGCCAGCATTCAATTCGCATCAACGACCAGTATCGTATTTGCTTTATTTGGGACCAAGCTAAGAGAGGAGCAGTCAATGTCGAAATCGTCGACTATCACTAG
- a CDS encoding HigA family addiction module antidote protein yields MSKSSTITRPAYGGPAIHPGVILTEEFLLPMGVTPYAMAKAIGKAPNYVTLIANGKRNITVESALLFGKFFGMTPDFWLNLQRLHDLRRALADKRVTAALGKVVAATSKKFAPAKPGRRPSALKAA; encoded by the coding sequence ATGTCGAAATCGTCGACTATCACTAGGCCGGCATACGGAGGCCCGGCTATTCACCCCGGGGTCATTCTCACGGAGGAGTTTTTGCTGCCCATGGGCGTCACGCCTTATGCCATGGCAAAAGCCATCGGCAAGGCGCCCAACTACGTGACGCTCATAGCCAACGGCAAACGGAACATCACCGTGGAATCTGCGCTGCTGTTTGGCAAGTTCTTCGGGATGACGCCGGATTTCTGGCTCAATCTCCAGCGCCTCCACGATCTGCGGCGAGCACTCGCTGACAAGCGGGTTACGGCCGCGCTGGGCAAGGTCGTCGCCGCGACGTCCAAGAAGTTTGCGCCCGCAAAGCCCGGGCGCAGGCCAAGTGCGCTCAAGGCGGCGTAG
- a CDS encoding CTP synthase, giving the protein MANQTKFVFVTGGVVSSLGKGMVSATIGALMENRGLRVANMKLDPYINVDPGTMNPTQHGEVFVTDDGAETDLDLGHYERFVSARMSRLNNITTGQVYSTVIGKERRGEYLGSTVQVIPHITDEIKSRVLRCAEGLDILIVEIGGTVGDIESLPFLEAVRQLRVELGFQNTVSVHVTLVPYIAAAGEFKTKPTQHSVQKLREIGIVADILVCRCGTKLKEDLTRKLAMFCNVSADAVFESIDVDTVYQLPLLFAQQGLDDKLCKLLNIWTRASQLGPWEEVVRRVHNPKRTVRIGFVGKYVQLVESYKSLNEALIHAGIFHECKVDIRHLDSELIETEGAAAILKDVDGILVAPGFGSRGTEGKILAVQYARENKIPFFGICLGMQMAVVEFARNVCGLAGANSTEMAPQTPHPVVDIMHDQRGLADKGATMRLGAYPCVLKAGSKAADIYGTSEISERHRHRWEVNNNYRDALERHGMVLSGLSPDGRLVEMVELPQHPHFVACQFHPEFKSRPTAPHPLFARFVKASADRVVAAK; this is encoded by the coding sequence ATGGCGAATCAAACCAAGTTCGTATTTGTGACAGGCGGGGTGGTGTCATCGTTGGGCAAGGGGATGGTCTCGGCCACCATTGGCGCCCTGATGGAAAATCGCGGTTTGCGCGTCGCCAACATGAAGCTGGATCCGTACATCAACGTCGATCCGGGCACGATGAATCCAACGCAGCACGGCGAGGTGTTTGTCACCGACGACGGCGCCGAAACCGATCTCGACCTTGGCCACTACGAACGTTTCGTCTCGGCGCGCATGTCGCGGCTCAACAACATCACGACCGGGCAGGTTTACAGCACGGTCATCGGCAAGGAGCGCCGCGGCGAATACCTCGGCTCGACGGTGCAGGTCATTCCGCACATCACCGATGAAATCAAGTCGCGCGTGCTGCGCTGCGCCGAAGGCCTCGACATTCTCATCGTCGAAATCGGCGGCACGGTCGGCGATATCGAGTCGCTGCCGTTTCTCGAGGCCGTGCGTCAACTTCGCGTCGAACTCGGCTTTCAGAACACCGTCTCGGTCCACGTCACGCTGGTGCCTTACATCGCCGCGGCGGGCGAATTCAAGACCAAGCCCACCCAGCACTCGGTGCAAAAGCTACGCGAGATCGGCATCGTCGCCGACATCTTGGTTTGCCGCTGCGGCACCAAGCTCAAGGAAGACCTCACGCGCAAGCTCGCCATGTTCTGCAACGTCTCGGCCGACGCGGTGTTCGAGTCGATCGACGTCGACACGGTCTATCAATTGCCGCTGCTCTTTGCGCAGCAAGGGCTCGACGACAAGCTGTGCAAGCTGCTCAATATCTGGACGCGCGCGTCGCAGCTGGGGCCATGGGAAGAAGTCGTGCGGCGAGTGCACAATCCCAAGCGCACGGTGCGCATTGGCTTTGTCGGCAAGTACGTGCAGCTGGTCGAATCGTACAAGAGCCTCAATGAGGCGCTGATTCACGCCGGCATCTTCCACGAATGCAAGGTGGATATTCGGCACCTGGACTCCGAGCTCATCGAGACCGAAGGTGCGGCCGCCATCCTAAAAGACGTCGACGGTATCTTGGTCGCCCCGGGCTTTGGCTCGCGCGGCACCGAGGGCAAGATCTTGGCCGTGCAGTACGCTCGCGAAAACAAGATCCCATTTTTTGGCATTTGCCTCGGCATGCAAATGGCCGTGGTCGAGTTCGCGCGCAACGTATGCGGCCTCGCCGGCGCCAACTCTACCGAGATGGCACCGCAAACGCCGCATCCCGTGGTCGACATCATGCACGACCAACGCGGCCTTGCCGACAAGGGCGCGACCATGCGCCTCGGCGCCTATCCCTGCGTGCTCAAGGCCGGCAGCAAGGCCGCCGATATTTACGGCACGAGCGAAATTTCCGAGCGCCATCGCCACCGCTGGGAAGTCAACAACAACTACCGCGACGCGCTCGAGCGCCACGGCATGGTGCTCTCGGGCCTCTCGCCAGATGGCCGCCTCGTGGAAATGGTCGAGCTGCCGCAGCACCCGCACTTCGTCGCCTGCCAATTTCACCCCGAATTCAAATCGCGCCCCACGGCGCCACATCCGCTGTTCGCCCGCTTCGTTAAAGCCTCCGCCGACCGCGTCGTTGCTGCCAAATAA
- a CDS encoding acetyl-CoA carboxylase biotin carboxylase subunit — protein MAISRVLVANRGEIAVRIMRTCKERNIETVAVYSDVDRKSPHVLLADYAVQLGGAAARESYLRMDAILEACKRTGADAVHPGYGFLSENEEFARACAAAGIIFLGPSPEAIYAMGSKTEARKTVMAAGTPVVPGDNGPQGNGFASAEQAVASANKIGYPVLLKAAAGGGGKGMRLVNNAADLPAAFDGARREAKAAFGDDTVYLEKAVLAPRHIEIQVFGDRHGNIIFLGERDCSIQRRHQKVIEEAPSPAVSDTLRQAMGKAAVAAAKAVSYVGAGTCEFLLSPDGEFYFLEMNTRLQVEHPVTEMIFGVDLVGWQLDVAEGKPLPTQAEVDAMRRGHAIECRIYAEDSVKFLPSPGTITGLRVPDGPWVRNDSGCYEGSEISTHYDPMISKLIVWGADRAAAGARMRRALDEYDVRGIDTNLAFHRQCIRHPGFVEGKYDTGFIGRHHAELQPAAAPGLALDAALIAAALAGAGKPGAPASNGRAAAAAMSSGAATDWSNWRRANLPR, from the coding sequence GTGGCAATTTCTCGAGTCTTAGTCGCCAATCGCGGGGAAATCGCGGTTCGCATCATGCGCACCTGCAAAGAGCGCAATATCGAAACCGTCGCGGTCTATAGCGATGTCGATCGCAAGTCACCGCACGTGCTCCTCGCGGACTACGCCGTGCAGCTGGGTGGCGCGGCGGCGCGCGAAAGCTATCTGCGCATGGACGCGATCTTGGAAGCCTGCAAGCGCACCGGCGCCGACGCGGTTCATCCTGGCTACGGCTTTCTCAGCGAAAACGAAGAGTTTGCGCGCGCGTGCGCGGCGGCGGGCATCATTTTTCTTGGGCCATCGCCCGAGGCCATTTACGCCATGGGCTCCAAGACCGAGGCGCGCAAGACGGTGATGGCAGCGGGTACGCCGGTGGTGCCCGGCGACAACGGGCCGCAAGGCAATGGCTTTGCCTCGGCTGAGCAGGCCGTCGCTTCGGCGAACAAGATCGGCTACCCGGTGTTGCTCAAGGCCGCAGCCGGCGGCGGCGGCAAGGGCATGCGGCTGGTGAACAATGCGGCCGACTTGCCCGCAGCCTTCGACGGCGCGCGCCGCGAAGCCAAAGCCGCTTTTGGCGACGACACCGTGTATCTCGAAAAAGCAGTCCTCGCGCCGCGGCACATCGAGATCCAAGTATTTGGCGACAGGCACGGCAACATTATTTTCCTCGGTGAGCGCGATTGCTCGATCCAGCGCCGCCACCAAAAGGTCATCGAAGAGGCGCCGTCGCCTGCGGTCAGCGACACGCTGCGGCAGGCCATGGGCAAGGCCGCGGTGGCCGCCGCCAAGGCCGTGAGCTACGTCGGCGCTGGCACCTGCGAATTCTTGCTCAGCCCGGACGGCGAGTTTTATTTCTTAGAAATGAACACGCGCCTGCAAGTCGAACACCCGGTGACCGAAATGATTTTCGGCGTCGACTTGGTCGGCTGGCAGCTCGACGTGGCTGAAGGCAAACCCTTGCCGACGCAGGCCGAGGTCGATGCGATGCGGCGCGGCCACGCGATTGAGTGCCGCATCTATGCCGAAGATTCCGTAAAGTTTTTACCATCGCCTGGCACGATAACCGGCCTGCGCGTGCCAGATGGCCCGTGGGTGCGCAACGACAGCGGCTGCTACGAAGGCAGCGAAATTTCGACTCACTACGACCCGATGATTTCAAAACTCATCGTGTGGGGCGCCGATCGCGCGGCGGCGGGGGCGCGTATGCGGCGCGCGCTTGACGAATACGACGTGCGCGGCATCGACACCAACTTGGCGTTTCATCGCCAGTGCATCCGGCACCCCGGCTTTGTCGAGGGCAAATACGACACCGGGTTTATCGGGCGTCACCACGCGGAGCTGCAGCCCGCTGCCGCCCCAGGCCTTGCGCTCGATGCGGCGCTGATTGCCGCAGCCCTGGCAGGTGCGGGCAAGCCAGGCGCCCCCGCTTCAAACGGACGAGCTGCCGCGGCGGCGATGTCAAGTGGTGCGGCGACCGATTGGTCTAACTGGCGCCGCGCGAATTTGCCGCGCTAG
- the ggt gene encoding gamma-glutamyltransferase has product MPRQTSINLRVAVALCALWLQVKPSWSASHPPITGRAGVVAADDERASRLAAGILERGGTAIDAAITAALAVGVVNPQSSGLGGGGFAVVYIAATGRFYAFDFRETGPAAISAALFFENGALHPTRSQLGGLAVGVPGELAGLIALHREFGVLPWRDLVLPVARLADRFDVGWHAARAVADAGTPYAAAFAHWQQGGVVGRPALAKTLRALASNPMAMYRGPLARELAASVVAAGGVITEKDLADYSIVTRTPLQGQWRGLRVVTMPLPSSGGVVLLSSLGTIAASGLDLAKFGAGSATAFHVIAEVLKHGFADRSRYLGDSAASATFLAEMLQPARLARMAKRIDLKRTQPIASYGQGPAAGRGLPEDRGTSHLCVVDAAGNAIALTTTVNGYFGSGIVTPSGIVLNNQIDDFTIEAGTANLYGLVQSELNLVAPGKRPLSSMTPTLIADDKGIVGCVGGSGGPNIISATLQVLLNGLWFGMDAEAAVSAPRIHHQWAPETLRVDRDVAPEVADALRAKGHKLAGAPYGQVQAIFIRNGLMEAASDPRKGGRAAAARPGSKPKTRRP; this is encoded by the coding sequence ATGCCCAGGCAGACATCGATAAACCTTAGGGTAGCCGTAGCGCTGTGCGCGTTGTGGTTGCAGGTAAAGCCCTCCTGGTCCGCCTCGCATCCGCCGATCACGGGGCGTGCCGGCGTGGTCGCGGCCGATGACGAGCGCGCGTCGCGTCTGGCGGCGGGCATCTTAGAGCGCGGCGGCACCGCGATTGACGCGGCGATCACGGCGGCGCTCGCGGTTGGTGTCGTTAACCCACAATCATCGGGGCTTGGCGGCGGCGGCTTTGCGGTGGTCTACATCGCGGCGACGGGGCGCTTTTATGCGTTTGATTTTCGCGAAACTGGGCCAGCCGCGATCTCGGCGGCCTTGTTTTTTGAAAACGGCGCGCTCCACCCCACGCGCTCGCAGCTCGGTGGCCTGGCAGTCGGCGTTCCCGGCGAGCTCGCGGGCTTGATTGCCTTACATCGCGAATTTGGCGTCTTGCCGTGGCGCGATTTGGTGTTGCCGGTCGCACGCCTGGCGGATCGGTTTGACGTTGGCTGGCATGCCGCGCGCGCGGTTGCCGACGCGGGCACGCCCTATGCGGCCGCATTCGCGCATTGGCAGCAGGGTGGGGTCGTCGGTAGGCCGGCGCTCGCCAAGACCTTGCGCGCGCTGGCGAGCAACCCAATGGCTATGTATCGCGGTCCGCTGGCGCGCGAGTTGGCCGCCTCTGTCGTCGCGGCGGGCGGTGTCATTACCGAAAAAGATCTTGCAGATTATTCCATCGTGACGCGCACGCCGCTGCAGGGACAGTGGCGCGGCCTGCGCGTCGTCACCATGCCGCTGCCGTCGTCGGGCGGCGTGGTGTTGCTTAGTTCACTTGGCACGATTGCGGCGAGCGGCCTCGATCTCGCGAAATTCGGCGCCGGCTCGGCCACCGCGTTTCACGTCATCGCCGAGGTGCTCAAGCATGGCTTTGCGGATCGCAGCCGCTACCTCGGCGATAGCGCGGCTTCCGCGACGTTTCTCGCCGAGATGCTGCAGCCCGCGCGGCTGGCGCGGATGGCAAAGCGCATCGATCTAAAGCGTACGCAACCCATCGCGAGCTATGGCCAAGGGCCGGCGGCTGGGCGTGGCCTGCCCGAGGATCGCGGCACCAGCCATCTTTGCGTCGTTGACGCCGCGGGCAATGCGATCGCGCTCACCACCACGGTCAACGGATATTTTGGAAGCGGCATCGTTACGCCATCGGGCATCGTGCTCAACAATCAGATCGACGATTTCACGATCGAAGCTGGCACGGCCAATCTCTATGGCTTGGTGCAGAGCGAGCTGAACTTGGTGGCGCCGGGCAAGCGCCCCTTGTCGTCGATGACGCCGACCTTGATCGCAGATGACAAGGGCATCGTCGGCTGCGTCGGCGGTTCGGGCGGGCCCAACATTATTTCGGCAACGTTGCAGGTGCTTCTTAATGGGCTTTGGTTCGGCATGGATGCCGAGGCCGCGGTAAGCGCGCCGCGCATTCATCATCAATGGGCGCCGGAGACGCTGCGGGTCGACCGCGACGTCGCGCCTGAGGTAGCCGATGCCCTGCGCGCCAAGGGGCACAAGCTCGCTGGCGCGCCGTACGGCCAGGTGCAGGCGATTTTTATTCGCAATGGCCTCATGGAGGCCGCCAGCGACCCGCGCAAGGGCGGCAGGGCGGCGGCGGCTAGGCCGGGCAGCAAGCCAAAAACGCGCCGGCCGTAG
- a CDS encoding TIGR02266 family protein produces MEPANTPSRRAPVTLKIKFKSGSVDEFVQRYAGDISHGGIFIRTKTPLTVGTTLRFEFQLRDATSLMGGDGTVVWIRESDPNRPTAVSGMGVRFDRLNDGSQLVLDRVLAHKGRPSQVMSSPPVSFDDATKENTAQTQPHAVGRYAATVADEVDHADDDRTIQRAAAPTGQHDAIDDFSDEPAQSTKVRPVSEIQRQLADSDIGRAAAASELLSQPTRPGIGMVGERTDALTVSDLMDASFDERGAEEPTVAMAAPMFPGGASSSSTHSDVHTVAVQRPSTASILAAQPVGSSAAMPKRRGGLYAAIAVGVVAAAAAFVLLVLPGLRTADEPAVPEQETISAAPTPAPIEPTPAPTQVEPPSSRQRLSRQSSAPVRPVRKSRLLLLRPRSAPTLAAPHPLPFRRHAT; encoded by the coding sequence GTGGAACCTGCAAACACTCCCTCTAGGCGTGCACCCGTTACGCTTAAGATTAAGTTCAAGAGCGGCTCGGTCGACGAGTTTGTGCAGCGCTATGCCGGCGACATCTCGCATGGCGGCATTTTTATTCGAACCAAGACGCCACTGACGGTTGGCACCACGTTGCGCTTTGAATTTCAGCTGCGCGACGCCACCTCCTTGATGGGGGGCGATGGCACGGTGGTGTGGATTCGCGAAAGCGATCCCAACCGCCCGACCGCGGTCAGCGGCATGGGCGTGCGCTTTGATCGCCTCAACGACGGCAGCCAGCTCGTGCTCGACCGCGTGCTCGCGCACAAGGGCCGGCCAAGCCAGGTGATGTCGAGCCCACCGGTCAGCTTTGACGACGCGACCAAAGAGAACACGGCGCAGACGCAACCGCATGCGGTCGGGCGCTATGCCGCGACCGTTGCCGACGAAGTCGACCATGCCGACGATGATCGCACGATCCAGCGCGCGGCCGCGCCAACGGGCCAGCACGATGCCATCGACGATTTCAGCGACGAGCCAGCGCAATCCACCAAGGTGCGACCCGTCTCAGAGATTCAGCGCCAGCTCGCCGACAGCGACATTGGGCGAGCGGCCGCGGCCTCGGAGCTGCTGTCACAGCCGACCCGGCCTGGCATCGGCATGGTGGGTGAACGCACCGACGCGCTTACGGTGTCTGACCTAATGGACGCGAGCTTTGATGAACGTGGCGCCGAGGAGCCGACGGTGGCGATGGCAGCGCCGATGTTTCCAGGTGGGGCGTCATCGTCATCGACGCATTCCGACGTGCATACCGTCGCGGTGCAACGACCGTCGACGGCGTCAATTCTTGCCGCGCAACCCGTTGGCAGCAGCGCGGCGATGCCGAAGCGGCGAGGCGGCCTATATGCGGCCATCGCAGTTGGCGTCGTGGCGGCCGCAGCGGCGTTTGTGCTGCTGGTGCTGCCCGGGCTACGTACGGCAGATGAGCCAGCCGTGCCTGAGCAAGAAACCATCTCTGCCGCGCCGACGCCCGCCCCCATTGAACCCACGCCGGCGCCAACGCAGGTCGAGCCCCCGTCGTCGCGCCAGCGCTTGTCGAGACAATCATCAGCGCCAGTGCGCCCGGTGCGCAAGTCACGCTTGTTGCTCCTCCGGCCTCGATCGGCCCCAACATTAGCGGCCCCGCACCCTTTGCCGTTCAGGCGCCACGCGACATAG